A window of Ignavibacteria bacterium genomic DNA:
GGCAATGATGACCCAAAGTCAGAGGAGGAAAGGATTATCTACGGTGAATCGCTTGGACTTTGGTATTATATGAACAAAAGAAAACGCACTTTCAATAATTACCAAATTTTCGGTTACTCATATATTCCACCGACACCGTTTTTACATAAGGATTGGGAACGGTTCGATGTTTCGCAATTCATTGATGTCGGATGCGTTTCTCCTTTAGAAGGATTTAGAACTGTAGAGGAGTCCGAATCTGAAATACGAAGAACTACAATTCAGGAAGACATCAATGTATTAGTTAATAACGATGATATTTCACGCTCGGTTTTTCTGTTTCATTCTCCGCCGTATCAAACGAATCTTGACAGGGCAAACCTTGATGGTAAATTGGTTGACTATGCACCAGTGGATGTACATATCGGAAGTATTGCAATAAAAAGATTTATTGAAACAAAGCAACCCTATTTAACGTTACACGGACACGTACACGAATCTTCAACGCTGACCGGAAAATGGAGTGAAAAAATTGGAAACACCTATTCATTTTCTGCGGCGTATGATAAACCGGAATTAGCAATTACCAAATTTTATTTAGAACAACCTTCTACAGCACGTAGAAGTATTATATGATGTAACACCTTATTCCTAAAAATATTATTATGGCAAAAACATACAATGCGTTTTCAATGGCGCAAGAGCAATTCGATAACGTTGCAACAATGTTAAACTTAGATTCAGCAACAAGAGATTTACTCCGATATCCGTTGCGAGAATATCATCTCACTATTCCCGTGAAAATGGATGACGGAAGCGCGCGAATCTTTCGAGGATTTCGCGTTCAACACAATGATGCCCGCGGACCGGGAAAAGGAGGAATTCGTTTCCATCCCCAAGAAACCGTAGATACTGTGAGAGCATTATCTATGTGGATGACGTGGAAATGTTCTGTCGTTGATATTCCACTCGGCGGGAGTAAAGGAGGAGTAATTTGCGACCCGCACAATTTAAGTCTACGCGAACAAGAACAAATCTGCCGGGGATGGATTAGACAAATTGCACGAGACATCGGTCCTTTACGAGATGTGCCAGCGCCGGATGTGATGACAAACGCGCAGCATATGCTATGGATGCTCGATGAATACGAAACAATTTTCGGCGCAAAATATCCTGGTCTCATCACAGGAAAACCCGTGGGAATGGGAGGTTCGTTAGGACGCACGGAAGCAACTGGTTTTGGTGTTGTGTTTACTTTAAGAGAAGCGCTAAAAAATTTGAAACTCAAACCTGAAAACACGACAGCAAGTGTTCAAGGTTTTGGTAATGTTGCACAGTACGCAATTAAATTATACACGCAATTGGGCGGAAAAGTCCTTTGTGTTTCTTGCTGGAATAATACGGAACAAATTTCCTATTCGTTTAGAAAAAAAGATGGCATTCAATTAGATGAACTTTTATCTATTGCGAATAAATTTGGCGAGATAGATATTAACAAAGCAAAAGAATTAGAATATGAAGTTCTTTCAGGCGAACAATGGATTTCTCAAAACGTGGATATTTTAATTCCGTGCGCTCTCGAAAATCAAATTACCAAAGAGAACGTTTCATCCATCAGCAATTCAGTAAAAGTTATTGCAGAAGGTGCAAACGGACCGACAACACCCGAAGCGGATAAAATAATTCACCAGAGAGGAATTTTTCTTCTGCCTGATTTTCTTGCCAATGCAGGCGGAGTAACATGCAGTTATTTTGAACAAGTTCAATCGAATATGAATTACTATTGGGAGAAAGATGAAGTCTTGGGAAAATTGGATGTGAAAATGACTTCTGCTTTTATCGAAGTGTTTGAATTAGCAAGAAAAAAGAATTTGTATATGCGAGACGCGGCGTACGTAATTGCAATCAACAGAGTAGCGCAGGCATGTAAAGAGCGAGGTTGGGTTTAATCAGAATGTTGCAAAGAAAAATTACTTATTCTTTCGCACCGTTTCGAATGCTTAAAATATTTCATTGGATTCCATTTCGATGTTAGAAAATGCTAAAGAATACAGCAGAACTGCTTTCAATCAGAGATTCACGTATATAGGAACAGGAAAGCCGGGAGGAAAAGCGTCCGGTCTTGCTTTCATCAAAGATGAGATTGATGCAAACTTCACGAACAATATGTTCGGGGACATCATTGTTGATATTCCGCAATCAACAGTGATTCTTACCGATGTCTTTGACGAGTTTCTAAAATCAAACAATCTTTACGGCGTTGCATTTTCAGAACGTTCCGATGAATACATCGCTCACGAGTTTCTTAAAGCGGAACTACCAACACAAATTGTCGGTGACCTGATGAGTCTTATTACCAAAACGCACGAGCCGCTTGCAATTCGCTCATCGAGTTTGCTTGAAGACGCTTTGGATGAACCATTTGCCGGTGTGTATGAAACGAAAATGATTCCCAATAATCAATTTGATAAAGAAACACGCTTTAAAAAACTGACAGAGGCAATCAAATTTGTGTACGCATCTACTTTCTTTAAGGGCGCGAAAGATTATTGCGCTGCTATTCGTAAAGATATTGCAAGCGAAAAGATGGCTGTACTTATTCAGGAAGTTGTCGGGTACAGATTTGGTGAAAGATATTATCCGACAGTTTCCGGTGTGGCGCGCTCGTATAATTTTTATTGTGTTGGAAATGCAAGACCGGAAGACGGCGTAATAAATTTAGCATTAGGTCTTGGCAAAACGATTGTTGATGGAGGAAAAGTATGGAACTACTCACCGAAATTTCCTAAGTCACCGCCACCATACAATTCCATTGATGAACTTCTCAAACTTTCACAAACAGAATTTTGGGCGGTTAATATGGGCAAACCGCCGGCATACGACCCGATAAAAGAAACGGAATATCTTGTTCAATGTTCATTACAAGATGCGGAAAAAGATGAAACGCTTTCTTCCGTTTGTTCAACATACGATTCTTCTTCGGACAGATTAACGATGGGTGCAAGAACAACGGGTCCTAAAGTCGTCAACTTTTCTCCTATTCTTGTTGGGAAAACTATTCCACTCAATAACCTTCTGCAAAAATTACTCGCCGATTCAGAAAAACATTTCGGAGCAAAAGTAGAAATTGAATTTGCTGTTGCGCTTGATTCACTTAATAAGAAACCAACGAAATTCGGTTTTCTTCAAGTACGACCATTAGCGGTTTCAACACAGTTTATTGATATCAGTGAAAAAATATTGCAAACGGATGATGTCGTTATCGTGTCGGATAATGTCATGGGAAATGGAATGATAAACGAAATTCAGGAAATCGTTTTCGTTCATCCTAAAAAATTTAAGGCAAATGCAACACGCGCAATTGCTAAAGAAGTAGAAACATTGAACAATAAATTTTTGGATGAACATAAAACATACGTTCTTATTGGTTTCGGAAGATGGGGAAGTTCCGACGATTGGTTAGGAATTCCTGTAAACTGGAGCCAGATTTCCGCCGCGAAAGTAATTGTAGAATCTACACTTCCCGAAATGAATCCGGATTTAAGTCAAGGTTCGCATTTCTTTCATAACATTACAAATTTGGGAGTACTGTATTTTTCTGTTGGAAATAGTTCCGCGCAAAAAATTAATTGGGAGTGGTTATTACGCCAACATGTTGTTGAAGAAACGCAATTTCTCAGTCACATTCGTTTGAATGCTAAATTACGAATAATGGCGGATGGACGGAGCAGAACAGGAGTAATACTACAGTGATAAAGGAAACGCAGAATTTAGAAGAAGTAATTTATAACTTAAACGAGCGTGCAAAAGAATTAAGTTGTCTCTATAAAGTAGAGGAAATTTTAAAAGATTTCACATCGCCGCTTGAAGATGTTTTCAATACGTTGTTAACGGTCATTCCAACGGGGTGGCAATTCGTTGAACTCTGCAAAGCAAAAATTACGTATAACGGAAAATCGTTTTCAATTCAGGACTTTCCTGAAACTGAATGGCAGCAAAGTGCAAAAATTATTGTTGATAAAAAACTTGTTGGAAACATTCAGGTTTTTTACACGAGCGCAGTGAGTTCTGTTGGGAAAAAAACATTTCTTTCAGAAGAAGAAAAATTGCTCGGCACTATTGCAGACAGATTGAGTAATTATATTTTTCATAAGAATCTTCAGCGAACACTCGGCGCATGGGAAACAGCGCACAGTGATAAAGATGATTCCGGAAAAAAAGAATGGCAAATCATTATTGATTTATTGAAGAAAACTAACGTCAATCTCTTCCTTCGCATCTCACGGAAACTCCTCAATCACCTCGCGTGGATTGGAATCGGCGAAGCGCGGAATTTGCTGCAAATGTTTGGCGTCCAAAAAAACATTTCTGATTTGGAGTCCATCTACGATACAAATAAACCATCGCTGAAAAAAGATTATGAATCTATTCTTCAACTCAGCGATTCTGTGTTTACCATTGCCGAACAAAACATCACCAACGATGAGTTATTTGCGTTAATACAAAAGTGGATTAAAGAAGAACGCTTAACGTTTTTAATTCGCACGCTTGAAAATGTTGATACGTCACTCGGCGATATTTTTGATGCCTTAACACGATATCATCATTTAGTGCACGAAAAAATTGAACTTTCACCGTTCTTAAAAAACAATATCATTGTTCAGTTGATTCATCGGTTATTCACGGAGCAGTTGGAGTTTATCAATATCGCAAAGCAATATGTTGAGATAGATGATTTTTTTGAAATATTGCAGCACACAGTTTTTCCCGAAAACAGTCACGGAAAATTAGGCGGTAAAAGCGCCGGTTTATTTCTTGCACAAAAAATATTGCAGCGATTAAGCCAGAAAGAACCGTTACTCAAGGATATCAAAGTTCCGCGCACGTGGTATATCTCTTCCGACGCTATTCAACATTTTCTGTATTACAATAATCTCGAAGAAATCATAGAACAAAAATATAAAGACATTGAACAGATACGGCAGGAGTATCCGAACATCGTACAGATTTTTAAGAACTCCCGCTTTCCTTCGGATATAATAAAAGGATTGTCGCTCATTCTGGATGATTTCGAAAACAAACCGATTATTGTACGGAGTTCAAGTCTGTTGGAAGACCGATTCGGATTTGCCTTTGCGGGAAAGTATAAAAGTTTATTCTTGGCAAATCGCGGTTCAAAAGGAGAACGATTAAATGCCTTAATGGACGCAATTGCCGAAGTCTATGCATCCGTTTTTGGTCCCGACCCGATTTTATACAGAAAAGAAAAAGGTTTGATTGACTTTCACGAAGAGATGGCGGTGATGGTTCAGGAAGTTGTCGGAACGAACGTTGCGAATTATTTTCTTCCCTCTTTTGCCGGAGTTGCATTTAGTAATAATGAGTTTCGATGGTCTCCGCGCATAAAACGTGAAGATGGTTTGCTTCGAATAGTTGCGGGACTCGGAACACGTGCCGTTGACCGTTTGAGTGATGATTATCCTGTGTTACTCTCACCCGGGCAACCGAACATCAGAGTAAATGTTTCGCCCGAAGAAATGGTGAAATATTCTCCTCGTAAAATTGATGTCATCAATCTCGAAAAAAATACATTCGAAACCATTCAAACAGAAAAACTTTTCAAAATGTTTGGTAATGAATATCCTTCTGCAGAACATATTGTTTCAGTGTATAGCGATGAACACGTTACAACGAAATCCCGATTTCATCTTGATTTCGAAAATGATGAACTGGTCATAACCTTCAGCGGTCTGTTCGCAAATACACCGTTCGTAAAACAAACGAAACTCATTATGGATTCTCTTAAAGAAAATATGGGAATTCCGGTGGATGTGGAATTTGCTTCGACGGGAAAAGATTTTTACCTCCTGCAATGCCGACCGCAGAGTTTTTCAAAAGATAGTTTGCCTTCTCCGATTCCAAAAGATATTCCACACAAGGAAATTTTGTTCTCCGCAAAAAAATTTATCTCGAACGGTAAAGTCCCCGATATTACTCACATTGTTTATGTTGACCCGAATGAATATCAGTTGCTCGATACACTCGCTGACTTAAAATCTATTGGAAGAGTTATTGGAAAATTAAATGTGCTTTTACCGAAGCGACAATTTATTTTAATGGGTCCGGGAAGATGGGGAAGCAGAGGAGATATTAAACTTGGAGTGAATGTTACGTATTCCGACATCAGCAACACAGCGATGTTAATTGAAATAGCAAAATCGGAAGGGAATTATGTTCCGGAATTATCCTTCGGGACACATTTCTTTCAGGATTTAGTTGAGTCGTCCATTCGATACTTACCGTTATATCCCGATGAACAAAATGTGATTTATAATGAAGCCAAGTTGAAAAGTTCGAAGAATTTACTCTCGCATCTGTTTCCGGAATTTTCACTGCATCAAAATGTGGTAAAAGTAATTGACGTAAAAAAAGAATGTGAAGGAAAAATTCTGAAAGTTCTTATGAATGCAGAACTTGAAGAAGCCGTTGCATTTTTCGATTTTCCAAGTCTATCAGGCAGAGAGGAAAAAAATACAAGCGTGGAGGTCTCCGTGATTTCTGAAAATCACTGGCGCTGGAGATTAGCAATGGCAGAGAATATTGCGAAACATTTGAATTTTGATATGTACGGAGTAAAAGGATTATACATTTACGGAAGCGCAAAAAATGCAACCGCCGGCCCTGCGAGCGACATTGATTTGTTAGTACATTTTACAGGAACCGAAGCGCAAAAAGAACAACTTCTTATTTGGTTACACGCGTGGAGTGTTTGTCTTTCGGAAATCAATTATGTGAGAACCGGTTATCACACTGAAGGAATTTTGGATATTCATTTTGTCAGCGATGAAGATATAGAAAACAGAACAAGTTTCGCAATCAAAATAGGCGCAATCACTGATGCCGCGCGCCCGCTAAAAGTTGGATTAGAAAAAATTACACCGTAGAAATACTCCCTATAGCAAAAAATGGGGCGCTTTTACTACAAATTCAATTCCACCAACAACAAAAAAATTCCTCTACTCTGTTCATCTCGAAGAAATAAAATAATTGTATTTTTGCCCCGCATTTACAACATCAAGAATCGTGAAATACATTCCGCTTATCATTGTCTTATTTTTCTCAACAGAAGTTTTCGCACAAACTTCTCTGGAAGTTCATCCGCCATCACTGAATTTCGGTACCATTACAACGTCAACGCTGGATTCGGAATCAGTGTGGATTATCAATCCGTTTTCAACGCCCGTTTCGATTTTTTCCGCACAAAATTTTCATAGTGAATTTTCAATACGCGATACAAACTTCGCTCTTGCGGCGCAGGAAAGCATCAAACTGTTTGTGTATTTTTTTTCGAAACATAATCTTTCCTATCGCGATGTGTTTGTCATACAATCCGTTCCATCCTTCGGAGCAGTTTCCTTTTCAGTTTCCGCAAATGCAACCTATTCCGACGTTACATATTCGTTCACCCAAAACTTGCGCGATGAACCGCTGAAAATTGCGTTGCATCAATTCACCAAAAACCATACGTCGCTCGGGTACAATACTGCGCGCGATAACATGTTTGAATTTATTGACGACTACAACAGCGACGATACACTCGAATGTGTGTACACGGGTAGAAAAATTTTTGCAACCAACAGAGATGAAGCGCAAGCGCAAAACTTCAACACGGAACATACGTGGCCCCAAAGTTTTTTCAACGAAGCGGAACCGATGAAATCCGATTTGTTTCATCTGTTTCCAACGGATAACGATGCAAACAGTGCGCGTTCCAATTATCCGTTTGGTATTGTTGTCGCAAATACTACGTGGCAACAAGGCGGCTCGAAACTCGGAAGAAATTCTCAGAATCAGATTGTATTTGAACCGCGCGCGCTGCACAAAGGAAACGTTGCGCGTTCATTGTTGTATTTTGTTGTTCGTTACGACAGCAATTATGGAATGTTTCTTTCAAACACGCAGGAATCCATTCTGCGTTTATGGAATCGGCAAGATAGCGTTGATACACGTGAAAAACTTCGCAACAATCGCATCGCTTTATTTCAACAAAAACGCAATCCATTCATTGACCATCCGGAATTTGTTGAACGTATTTCCAAATTTTACGGAACGGCAACAACACCATTTGCCCCGGAAATTTTTGTTTCTGCTGATACAATCAATTTCGGTTTTCAAACCCCCGGAACATTTTCCACGCCGCGATATCTCATTATCGTCAACAGCGGAAATACACATTTAAGCATCATTTCGTATCAGTTGCGTACATCGTTTTTCTCCGTTTCCGAAATTATTTCCTCTGTTCCTGCCGATTCTTTCGTCCGCTGGAAAATCAATTTTTCACCGACGGAAACAGGTCAAGATTATTTCGATACACTTTCGATTGTTTCCAACGATGCTGATGAAAGTATTACCAATATTCACTTGCGCGGTACGACGATACTCACTTCCTCAGAAGTTGAAACAGCAATTCCTCCATCATTTTTTCTTGCGCAAAATTATCCGAATCCGTTTAATCCGGAAACGGTTATTCGTTATTCCTTATTCGTTAATAGTGTTGTTACGTTGAGAATTTATGATGTGATGGGAAAAGAAGTTGCAACAATCGTCAACGAAGACCTCTGTCCAGGAATCTATACAGCAACGTGGGATGCAAGCAGTTTTGCAGGTGGAATATATTTCTATCAATTGTCTTCCAATGGATTTCCTGAAACAAAAAAAATGATTTTGTTGAAATAGCCACAACCGTTCTACGATTCAATCCTAAGACACATAGAAAATTTTTCTCTCTGTGTCTTTTCTTTTTTAAAGATACAATTGGCGAAAGAAAAATTTCTCCCTAAATTTGTCCCGCCTTTAATAAAATATTTTTACACCTTTGGAATCCATACTACTATGAATATCATTTTTACAGTTCTTTTCCTCTTTCTTCTTTCCCTTTCTTCCTTTGCGCAATGGTCATCCGATCCAAACGAAAACTTGCACGTGTGCGATGTAAACGGCGAGCAAGTTCTTCCTAAAATTGGAAACACATCGGACAACGGTTGTTTTATTTCGTGGTTTGATAATCGTTCAAACGGTTATGCAGTATATCTTCAACGATTAAATGCGCTTGGCGAAAAACAATTTGCTGACGATGGATTGCTCGTGAGTAACTTTCCGCAATCGAGTTCGCTCGTTGATTGGGATATGACAGTTGACGATAGTGATTGCGCAATTATTGTTTTTACCGATGAACGAAGCGGCGGACCAATAAACCCTTTTGCATACAGAATTAGTAAAGAAGGAAATTTTCTTTGGGGAGATAGCGGCGTTTCGCTTTCTACTTCGCCAAGCACGTATCAGGCAAATCCGAAAGTTGTGCAAACGAGCGACGGCAATTATGTTGTTACGTGGATTTATGCATCGTCGCCAAATAAAATTGCAATGCAAAAAATTTCCCGTCCTGGATTTACTATGTGGGGCAATGACCCAATTTATCTTTCGGGAATTACCGGCGAACATTACACGTATCCAGATATTGTTGCTTCGGATAGCGGAAGCGTGATAATGATGTGGTCGGGATATACAGGTTCGTTTATTAATCCTCGAAACTATCATTTGTATTCGCAGAAATTTTCTGCGCTTGGAAATCCTGTATGGTCTGCAGAACCGGAAACAGTGTATGTCCTCGGAAGAGTTGCGGGATTTTATGTTCCGAAAATTTTTTCCGATGGAAATAACGGCGCATTTTATGTTTGGCACGACGATAGAAATCAAATAAACTTAACAACAGGATTTGTTCAACATTTTTCTGCGGAAGGAACCCCTCTTTTCCCGAGCAATGGCGTTGCTGGTTCGACAAACACATCGCAAAATCATTTCGACCCGATGATTGCGTATGATGCTTTGTCACAACAAACATATATGTTTTGGAAGGAAACAAACTCGTCGCAAAGTCAATTCGGAATTTACGGACAAAAATTTTCTGCGAACGGAACGCGCTTATGGAATGATGAAGGGAAAGTTTTTATTGCGCTCGGCGATAATAGTTCGGCGTACATTTCTGCGCAAGCATATGAAAATAATATCATTGTGTATTATGAAGAACTTCCGTTTTCAGGAGTAAATGATGTTATCAAAAGTTTTAAAATTGATTCGTCGGGAAATTTTTTGTGGAGTGGAAATATTCTTACGGTATGCGGCGTTGCAAGCGATAAATTGCGATTGAATGTTGCGCTGGGACAAAACGGAATGTCGAAACTTGTGTGGACGGATAAACGCAACGATGCCGGTGGATTGTATGCGCAGAATATCAACTTCGACGGAACGTTTGGAAATACTGTGGGCGTGAATGAACGAGAAAATAATTTTCCGTTACAATTTTGGTTGGAACAGAATTATCCGAATCCGTTTAATCCAATTACTGTTATTAGTTATCGGTTATCGGTGAATAGTTTTGTAACGTTGAAAGTATATGACATACTTGGAAAAGAAGTTGCAATACTTGTGAACAACACAGAAATGGAATCAGGTAAACACGAAGTTCAATTTGATGCAAGTAAACTTTCGAGTGGAATGTATTTTTACAAACTTTCAACAAATAAATTTTCCGCCGTGAAAAAAATGATTGTCGTTAAATAGATAAACAAATTTACATTTACCCGTTATGAAAAATCTTTTTCTTCTTTTACTCATCTTCGCTCCATGCTCTCCGCTCTTCGCCGAAGAATATTGGCAGCAACACGTTCACTACACAATTTCCTGCACACTCAACACCAGTGAACACACTATTGATGGAAGTGAAACGCTTGAGTACACCAACAATTCTCCCGACACGCTGAAAGAAGTGTATTTTCGTTTGTATTGGAATATTTTTACGTACGGAAGTTACGCGCAACAAACACAACTGCAACATAAAAGTTTTTTGAAAGATTCTTCCGGCGGAATTTGGTTGAGTAAATTTGCTTTGAAAGAAAATGGCAAAGAAAAAAAACTTGAATATGAAATTGATAATACTATTCTTCACGCAACACTTCCATCACCGCTTTTGCCAAACGAAAAAATAACGTTTGCAATTGATTGGAAAGAAAAAATTCCAACGACCGGAAGACGAACAGGGCACGTTGGGCGCGATTACAATATTGCGCAATGGTATCCGCAAATAGCAACGTATGACAAATTCGGTTGGCATCGCGACCAGTATATCGGTGCGGAATTTCATAACGAGTTCGGAACGTTTGATGTGAACATTACATTACCGAAAAGTTTTATCGTCGGGTACAGCGGAACACTTTTAAATCCCGAAGAAGTTCTTCCCGATTCTGCAATTCAAAAACTGAAAGCGAACGAAAGCAATGATTCAACAGTGAACATTCTCGATTATTCGCAGAGAGAAATTCCGAAAGAAGATACAGCGCTCGTTACGTGGAAATGCCGCATTGATACTGCGCGTGATTTTGCGTGGAGCGCAAATGAAAAATATATTTGGGATGTTGCGCATTGGAACGGAATAACAATTCACGCTTTGTATTTCGACGACAAAAAAGAATTTTGGAAACGCGATGCGGAATACGGACGACACGGAATAAAATTTTTCAGCGAACATTTTGGAATGTATCCATATCCAA
This region includes:
- a CDS encoding pyruvate, phosphate dikinase — its product is MIKETQNLEEVIYNLNERAKELSCLYKVEEILKDFTSPLEDVFNTLLTVIPTGWQFVELCKAKITYNGKSFSIQDFPETEWQQSAKIIVDKKLVGNIQVFYTSAVSSVGKKTFLSEEEKLLGTIADRLSNYIFHKNLQRTLGAWETAHSDKDDSGKKEWQIIIDLLKKTNVNLFLRISRKLLNHLAWIGIGEARNLLQMFGVQKNISDLESIYDTNKPSLKKDYESILQLSDSVFTIAEQNITNDELFALIQKWIKEERLTFLIRTLENVDTSLGDIFDALTRYHHLVHEKIELSPFLKNNIIVQLIHRLFTEQLEFINIAKQYVEIDDFFEILQHTVFPENSHGKLGGKSAGLFLAQKILQRLSQKEPLLKDIKVPRTWYISSDAIQHFLYYNNLEEIIEQKYKDIEQIRQEYPNIVQIFKNSRFPSDIIKGLSLILDDFENKPIIVRSSSLLEDRFGFAFAGKYKSLFLANRGSKGERLNALMDAIAEVYASVFGPDPILYRKEKGLIDFHEEMAVMVQEVVGTNVANYFLPSFAGVAFSNNEFRWSPRIKREDGLLRIVAGLGTRAVDRLSDDYPVLLSPGQPNIRVNVSPEEMVKYSPRKIDVINLEKNTFETIQTEKLFKMFGNEYPSAEHIVSVYSDEHVTTKSRFHLDFENDELVITFSGLFANTPFVKQTKLIMDSLKENMGIPVDVEFASTGKDFYLLQCRPQSFSKDSLPSPIPKDIPHKEILFSAKKFISNGKVPDITHIVYVDPNEYQLLDTLADLKSIGRVIGKLNVLLPKRQFILMGPGRWGSRGDIKLGVNVTYSDISNTAMLIEIAKSEGNYVPELSFGTHFFQDLVESSIRYLPLYPDEQNVIYNEAKLKSSKNLLSHLFPEFSLHQNVVKVIDVKKECEGKILKVLMNAELEEAVAFFDFPSLSGREEKNTSVEVSVISENHWRWRLAMAENIAKHLNFDMYGVKGLYIYGSAKNATAGPASDIDLLVHFTGTEAQKEQLLIWLHAWSVCLSEINYVRTGYHTEGILDIHFVSDEDIENRTSFAIKIGAITDAARPLKVGLEKITP
- a CDS encoding Glu/Leu/Phe/Val dehydrogenase; this encodes MAKTYNAFSMAQEQFDNVATMLNLDSATRDLLRYPLREYHLTIPVKMDDGSARIFRGFRVQHNDARGPGKGGIRFHPQETVDTVRALSMWMTWKCSVVDIPLGGSKGGVICDPHNLSLREQEQICRGWIRQIARDIGPLRDVPAPDVMTNAQHMLWMLDEYETIFGAKYPGLITGKPVGMGGSLGRTEATGFGVVFTLREALKNLKLKPENTTASVQGFGNVAQYAIKLYTQLGGKVLCVSCWNNTEQISYSFRKKDGIQLDELLSIANKFGEIDINKAKELEYEVLSGEQWISQNVDILIPCALENQITKENVSSISNSVKVIAEGANGPTTPEADKIIHQRGIFLLPDFLANAGGVTCSYFEQVQSNMNYYWEKDEVLGKLDVKMTSAFIEVFELARKKNLYMRDAAYVIAINRVAQACKERGWV
- a CDS encoding T9SS type A sorting domain-containing protein, whose protein sequence is MNIIFTVLFLFLLSLSSFAQWSSDPNENLHVCDVNGEQVLPKIGNTSDNGCFISWFDNRSNGYAVYLQRLNALGEKQFADDGLLVSNFPQSSSLVDWDMTVDDSDCAIIVFTDERSGGPINPFAYRISKEGNFLWGDSGVSLSTSPSTYQANPKVVQTSDGNYVVTWIYASSPNKIAMQKISRPGFTMWGNDPIYLSGITGEHYTYPDIVASDSGSVIMMWSGYTGSFINPRNYHLYSQKFSALGNPVWSAEPETVYVLGRVAGFYVPKIFSDGNNGAFYVWHDDRNQINLTTGFVQHFSAEGTPLFPSNGVAGSTNTSQNHFDPMIAYDALSQQTYMFWKETNSSQSQFGIYGQKFSANGTRLWNDEGKVFIALGDNSSAYISAQAYENNIIVYYEELPFSGVNDVIKSFKIDSSGNFLWSGNILTVCGVASDKLRLNVALGQNGMSKLVWTDKRNDAGGLYAQNINFDGTFGNTVGVNERENNFPLQFWLEQNYPNPFNPITVISYRLSVNSFVTLKVYDILGKEVAILVNNTEMESGKHEVQFDASKLSSGMYFYKLSTNKFSAVKKMIVVK
- a CDS encoding T9SS type A sorting domain-containing protein, with the protein product MKYIPLIIVLFFSTEVFAQTSLEVHPPSLNFGTITTSTLDSESVWIINPFSTPVSIFSAQNFHSEFSIRDTNFALAAQESIKLFVYFFSKHNLSYRDVFVIQSVPSFGAVSFSVSANATYSDVTYSFTQNLRDEPLKIALHQFTKNHTSLGYNTARDNMFEFIDDYNSDDTLECVYTGRKIFATNRDEAQAQNFNTEHTWPQSFFNEAEPMKSDLFHLFPTDNDANSARSNYPFGIVVANTTWQQGGSKLGRNSQNQIVFEPRALHKGNVARSLLYFVVRYDSNYGMFLSNTQESILRLWNRQDSVDTREKLRNNRIALFQQKRNPFIDHPEFVERISKFYGTATTPFAPEIFVSADTINFGFQTPGTFSTPRYLIIVNSGNTHLSIISYQLRTSFFSVSEIISSVPADSFVRWKINFSPTETGQDYFDTLSIVSNDADESITNIHLRGTTILTSSEVETAIPPSFFLAQNYPNPFNPETVIRYSLFVNSVVTLRIYDVMGKEVATIVNEDLCPGIYTATWDASSFAGGIYFYQLSSNGFPETKKMILLK